Proteins co-encoded in one Fusarium musae strain F31 chromosome 3, whole genome shotgun sequence genomic window:
- a CDS encoding hypothetical protein (EggNog:ENOG41), translating into MPPRKRENDADTTSAPATTAPAKRQRVSLACDSCRTAREKCDGARPHCGTCTAQNRPCSYTPASRKRGVQTGYLRTIELSLAWLFEQVPGCEGALHRLLTQNDGADGTRILATKDKAGHRLYRRWSKSRVHKDIGRLLSDEKTPQNDTSADDSGTEDSSPTGAQLFDGKPSPGLSIQGVNPSQTSIPGASYNFNSDQPSLPTKLTLPPHWKRLVDIYMSYTHSWFPIIEPGIITRTALMYPPEGLVIEANPASALHAQLWAALAVSSFQDAASSKPSRPNGFSPNEIYSIAQRLIPSDDETFELAHISSLLLHSLVLMGQKKTMTAWIMIGRASRLALHYRATASHMFPVKEGDAASLNHNEVRVLAGSFILDSLASLSLGQPQVTSGIRHSLPSVIIEQALDLNEPWTSLSGFGKAAEDGQESTPDCASPLSTFRQLFAFCRLWGTSMDARLYNDRNPQRITPEDLVRSLDARFSFCNSLIFGGSTPRVPSAYLLQGMFLAITLDLVPGHRPSLLSNFIEVVESCLENFGPGGTPPIIAILMDIVKHHGHGNRMPEHDQVKWNSTMVSLTDGWKLKYQGLEAPKSNQHTPSSVDPSRRPIVSPSFMDEISTASHPSHHTDHPAPITSGELEHELGRMQQRQKEQQALSYERQRYQAADRSPATSQSLYTLTPNLTFHTLHTPSLDGQMGSLQNSMPSQLLDYDAILDELGSIDCADGIDVDPQFMTNLGFAPGCDLGEMFQGDFGT; encoded by the coding sequence ATGCCGCCTAGGAAACGCGAAAACGATGCGGATACTACCAGCGCTCCCGCAACCACAGCTCCCGCCAAACGTCAACGAGTCTCCCTTGCCTGTGATTCATGTCGCACAGCTAGAGAAAAGTGCGATGGCGCCCGTCCTCACTGTGGAACATGCACCGCGCAAAACAGGCCATGCTCATATACCCCTGCGTCCCGCAAGAGAGGCGTGCAGACGGGATACCTACGGACAATTGAGTTGTCGCTGGCGTGGCTCTTTGAACAGGTTCCTGGCTGTGAGGGagctcttcatcgtctcctTACACAGAATGATGGCGCAGATGGTACCCGCATCCTCGCGACAAAGGACAAAGCTGGCCATCGCCTCTACCGGCGATGGAGCAAGAGTCGGGTTCACAAGGACATTGGCAGGTTGCTGTCGGATGAGAAGACGCCTCAGAACGATACATCCGCAGACGACTCGGGAACTGAAGATAGCAGTCCGACTGGCGCACAATTGTTCGACGGCAAACCATCACCCGGGCTATCGATACAAGGCGTCAATCCATCACAGACGAGCATCCCGGGGGCATCTTACAACTTTAACTCAGACCAGCCATCATTACCTACCAAGCTGACATTGCCTCCACACTGGAAAAGGCTGGTCGACATATACATGTCTTATACTCACAGCTGGTTCCCAATTATTGAACCCGGGATCATCACACGCACAGCTTTGATGTATCCCCCAGAGGGCCTTGTCATCGAAGCCAACCCCGCGTCGGCGCTACACGCACAGCTTTGGGCTGCTCTTGCTGTCTCTTCATTTCAAGACGCGGCCTCTTCCAAACCATCACGACCCAACGGATTCTCTCCTAACGAAATCTACTCTATCGCGCAACGGCTTATACCCTCCGACGACGAGACCTTCGAATTGGCTCATATCTCCTCACTCCTCCTTCATTCGCTAGTACTCATGGGCCAAAAGAAGACGATGACAGCATGGATCATGATAGGCCGAGCTTCCCGTCTTGCTTTGCATTATCGCGCGACAGCATCTCACATGTTTCCGGTCAAGGAAGGCGACGCAGCTTCTCTGAATCATAACGAAGTCAGGGTGCTGGCGGGAAGCTTCATTCTGGATTCTCTTGCTTCACTCAGCCTGGGTCAACCGCAAGTGACATCGGGAATTCGACATAGCCTTCCTTCAGTTATTATAGAACAAGCTCTCGACCTGAACGAGCCGTGGACTTCGCTTTCGGGATTCGGAAAGGCGGCGgaagatggacaagaatCAACACCAGATTGCGCATCACCACTATCAACCTTTCGACAACTTTTTGCCTTCTGTAGACTTTGGGGTACCAGCATGGATGCAAGGCTATACAATGACCGCAACCCTCAACGAATCACCCCAGAAGACCTTGTCAGGAGCCTGGACGCTCGGTTTTCATTTTGCAATTCTCTCATCTTCGGTGGTTCGACGCCAAGAGTGCCCTCAGCATATCTGCTTCAAGGCATGTTCTTGGCAATCACATTGGACTTGGTGCCGGGGCATCGGCCGTCTCTCTTATCTAATTTCATAGAGGTTGTTGAGTCGTGTCTGGAAAACTTTGGACCAGGTGGAACACCACCAATCATAGCCATCTTGATGGATATAGTCAAGCACCATGGCCATGGGAACCGAATGCCAGAACACGACCAAGTCAAGTGGAATTCGACAATGGTATCTCTCACAGACGGCTGGAAGCTCAAATATCAAGGGTTAGAGGCCCCTAAAAGCAACCAGCATACACCTAGTTCTGTGGATCCGTCACGCCGCCCAATAGTGAGCCCATCATTTATGGATGAGATATCAACCGCCTCTCATCCCTCGCATCACACAGACCACCCTGCCCCTATCACATCCGGGGAACTGGAACATGAGCTCGGCCGGATGCAGCAACGCCAAAAAGAGCAACAGGCGTTATCATATGAACGGCAACGTTATCAAGCTGCTGACCGTAGCCCGGCCACTTCACAGTCTCTATACACACTAACACCCAATTTGACCTTTCATACCCTTCACACACCATCTCTTGATGGGCAAATGGGATCATTACAAAACTCGATGCCGAGCCAACTCCTTGATTACGACGCAATTCTGGATGAGCTTGGATCCATAGACTGCGCGGATGGTATTGATGTGGATCCTCAGTTTATGACTAACTTGGGCTTTGCGCCAGGATGTGATCTGGGCGAGATGTTTCAAGGTGATTTTGGGACATGA
- a CDS encoding hypothetical protein (EggNog:ENOG41), whose amino-acid sequence MSFHLSTTYERALLRPLVLPPTDTNATNEPATLSEESQWRASTHIFRGTDDRDETAAWPPAKFNDDPSNIPNDEAYNIPYDPASKKASSSVFKLYSDSEQSKTSTVPPPRLIAKRYIPTKQVNKSEQGVTLLTLTGMGVPKEMFEPMLESLLPRLRMSGVKVEEIWAIDMPLSGQTAKANPVGYLYANEKDIVRDLLLFLTAHLPVLPGKELPKYLQPRKPISQAQQPTRQNLHVFAHSLGAQAAILASVHAPSIFSSLMVVDPAMIPAGKINDAMKKLPKEIFCLGLKESFRDRKAVENALRENKRTRNWDSRAIGMFTQHGVVPNEKGGVKLIAHPRLDWALWYDKQTPTECYDRFKDISVPLLAIMPKRPFAVPAKMFEADAGKLKGRVDVKWVEGTHQVVYERMDECVGFVGEWLGDIAGEKRAKL is encoded by the coding sequence ATGAGCTTTCATTTATCCACAACGTATGAGCGGGCATTGCTACGTCCGCTTGTCTTACCCCCCACCGACACGAATGCCACGAACGAGCCGGCAACTCTGTCTGAGGAGTCCCAATGGCGAGCATCTACGCATATCTTTCGAGGAACAGACGATCGCGACGAGACTGCTGCGTGGCCACCTGCCAAGTTCAACGATGACCCGTCCAACATTCCCAACGACGAGGCATACAACATCCCATACGATCCCGCAAGCAAGAAAGCAAGCAGCAGCGTCTTCAAGCTGTACTCCGACTCAGAGCAGAGCAAGACATCAACCGTCCCGCCTCCTAGGCTGATCGCCAAGCGCTACATCCCAACAAAACAAGTCAATAAATCTGAGCAAGGCGTAACTCTTCTCACGCTTACGGGCATGGGAGTTCCCAAGGAGATGTTTGAGCCTATGCTTGAATCTCTACTTCCTCGACTGCGCATGTCTGGTGTCAAGGTTGAAGAGATCTGGGCGATAGACATGCCTCTAAGCGGACAGACAGCCAAGGCTAATCCCGTGGGATACCTATACGCCAATGAGAAGGACATCGTCCGAGATTTACTGCTCTTCCTCACAGCACATCTTCCTGTACTACCAGGCAAGGAGCTACCGAAGTATCTTCAACCTCGAAAACCAATAAGCCAAGCTCAGCAACCTACACGGCAGAATCTTCATGTCTTTGCCCACAGCCTCGGCGCTCAAGCCGCTATCCTAGCTTCCGTTCACGCACCAAGCATCTTCAGCAGTCTAATGGTCGTCGACCCAGCCATGATTCCCGCTGGAAAGATCAACGACGCCATGAAAAAGCTCCCTAAAGAAATCTTCTGTCTCGGTCTTAAGGAATCCTTTCGCGATCGTAAAGCCGTCGAGAACGCACTCCGCGAGAATAAACGCACAAGAAACTGGGACTCACGCGCCATAGGCATGTTCACCCAGCACGGCGTAGTCCCCAACGAAAAGGGAGGTGTCAAACTCATCGCTCACCCTCGTTTGGATTGGGCTTTATGGTACGACAAGCAAACTCCTACTGAGTGTTACGATCGGTTCAAGGATATAAGTGTTCCGTTGCTTGCTATTATGCCGAAGAGGCCTTTTGCTGTGCCAGCTAAGATGTTCGAGGCTGATGCTGGGAAGTTGAAGGGGAGGGTTGATGTTAAGTGGGTTGAGGGGACGCATCAGGTTGTTTATGAGAGGATGGATGAGTGTGTTGGGTTTGTGGGGGAGTGGTTGGGGGATATTGCTGGTGAGAAGAGGGCTAAGCtgtaa
- a CDS encoding hypothetical protein (EggNog:ENOG41), with the protein MGLLTLQEDRPTPKAVYNWRVYTCAAIASMAACTIGYDSAFIGTTLALPSFVKEFNFESYDPGALALVKQNIVSVYQAGAFFGSLFAYVSSYFIGRRYSLILFSLVFMVGAGMMLGANGARGLGLIIGGRVLAGIGVGGCSNMTPIYISELAPPAVRGRLVGLYEVGWQAGGLVGFWINYGINQHLPYAPGQNENVWLIPFAVQLIPAGLLLIGAVFIPESPRWLFSKGKRDKAIKNLCWMRNLDREDIYIVEEIGFIDAEIDRFNSAVGAGFWKPFAALKEAKVRWRFLLGALLFVFQNGSGINAINYYSPTVFKSIGITGTNTSFLTTGIFGVVKTTITFIWILVLIDHVGRRNLLMIGAGGGAFCMYFIGAYIKIANNEAKVAAGEDPKLSSGGIAAVFFFYLWTAFYTPSWNGTPWVLNSEMFDQTTRSLGQANAAANNWFWNFIIARFTEQMFNAWGWGVYIFFASLMVISVFFVFFCIPETKGVPLEAMDKLFETKPIWRANKIVMEELRLQDEEFRHNVDGADLREEKANAEQIEGKV; encoded by the exons ATGGGCCTCTTGACTCTGCAAGAAGATCGGCCCACGCCGAAGGCCGTCTACAACTGGCGCGTCTACACATGCGCCGCCATTGCATCAATGGCTGCTTGCACTATCGGTTACGACTCTGCTTTCATCGGAACGACCCTTGCTCTGCCCTCATTCGTGAAGGAGTTCAACTTTGAGAGCTATGACCCTGGTGCGCTTGCGCTGGTCAAGCAGAACATTGTCTCTGTGTACCAGGCCGGTGCCTTCTTTGGATCTCTGTTCGCCTATGTCAGCAGTTACTTTATCGGTCGCCGATActctctcatcctcttctctcttgtcttTATGGTCGGTGCCGGTATGATGCTGGGTGCCAATGGGGCCCGGGGTCTCGGCCTTATTATCGGTGGACGCGTCTTGGCCGGTATCGGTGTCGGTGGATGCTCCAACATGACACCCATTTACATCTCAGAACTGGCCCCTCCCGCTGTAAGAGGTCGTCTTGTCGGTCTCTACGAAGTCGGATGGCAAGCCGGTGGTCTCGTTGGTTTCTGGATCAACTACGGAATCAACCAGCACCTCCCTTACGCCCCTGGCCAGAACGAGAACGTCTGGCTGATCCCCTTTGCTGTTCAGCTCATTCCTGctggtcttcttctcatcggtGCCGTCTTTATTCCTGAGTCGCCTCGATGGTTGTTCTCCAAGGGCAAGCGTGACAAGGCTATCAAGAACCTTTGCTGGATGCGAAACCTTGACCGAGAGGATATCTACATCGTTGAGGAGATTGGCTTTATCGATGCTGAGATTGACCGATTCAACAGCGCTGTTGGCGCTGGCTTCTGGAAGCCTTTTGCTGCTCTCAAGGAGGCCAAGGTCCGGTGGCGTTTCCTCCTCGGTGCCcttctcttcgtcttccagaACG GCTCCGGTATCAACGCTATCAACTACTACAGCCCCACTGTCTTCAAAAGTATCGGCATTACCGGTACCAACACTAGCTTCCTTACCACTGGTATCTTTGGCGTTGTCAAGACGACAATTACCTTTATCTGGATTCTCGTTCTTATCGATCACGTCGGTCGCCGAAATCTTCTCATGATTGGCGCTGGTGGCGGTGCTTTCTGCATGTACTTTATCGGTGCTTACATCAAGATCGCCAACAACGAAGCCAAGGTCGCTGCCGGAGAGGACCCCAAACTGTCCTCTGGCGGTATCGcagctgtcttcttcttctatctCTGGACCGCTTTCTACACACCCTCATGGAACGGTACACCATGGGTTCTCAACTCAGAGATGTTCGACCAGACCACCCGCTCTCTGGGTCAAGCCAACGCCGCCGCCAACAACTGGTTCTGgaacttcatcatcgcccGTTTCACCGAGCAGATGTTCAACGCCTGGGGATGGGGAGTAtacatcttcttcgcctccCTCATGGTCATttccgtcttcttcgtcttcttctgcaTTCCTGAGACCAAGGGTGTTCCTCTTGAGGCGATGGACAAGCTGTTTGAGACCAAGCCTATCTGGAGGGCTAACAAGATTGTCATGGAGGAATTGAGACTCCAGGATGAGGAGTTCCGCCATAATGTTGATGGTGCTGATCTGCGGGAGGAGAAAGCCAATGCTGAGCAGATTGAGGGCAAGGTCTAA
- a CDS encoding hypothetical protein (EggNog:ENOG41), which yields MVERITADRLETVEVVEWASRITLDLIGVAGLGRDFGAIQDAKSEMVETYNIVFQPSAQARMLHLIESLVPAWVLTALPIKFNSDMSQAARSIRETCRDIISSKQKKLKEKKLDDMDIISAAIRTGTFTEDGLIDQAMTLLAAGHDTTGAAFTWGIYLLAKHPEVQDRLRHEIRQCLPPLTQAKESPISSVNIDSMPYLQAVCSEILRFYAPVPQTLREAAYNTTILDQSIPKGTRIVIAPWATNRSSKLWGNDAHLFRPDRWLGESAHGGAERSEGVYWTGVCEG from the exons ATGGTCGAGAGAATCACAGCTGATAGGCTTGAGACTGTGGAGGTAGTAGAGTGGGCTTCGAGAATAACTCTGGACCTGATCGGTGTAGCTGGTCTAGGTCGGGACTTTGGAGCCATACAAGATGCGAAGAGCGAGATGGTGGAGACATATAATATCGTGTTTCAACCATCAGCTCAAGCACGTATGCTGCACCTTATCGAAAGTCTGGTTCCAGCTTGGGTTCTTACAGCTTTACCTATTAAGTTTAACTCAGACATGAGCCAGGCAGCCCGATCAATACGCGAGACGTGTAGAGATATAATCTCTTcgaagcagaagaagttgaaggagaagaaattAGATGATATGGATATCATCTCTGCGGCAATACGGACTGGGACGTTCACCGAGGATGGACTCATTGATCAAGCCATGACGTTGCTTGCGGCTG GACATGACACCACAGGAGCAGCGTTTACATGGGGCATCTACCTCCTCGCCAAACACCCGGAAGTCCAAGACCGACTGCGCCACGAAATCCGCCAATGTCTCCCTCCCCTAACCCAAGCGAAAGAATCCCCCATATCAAGCGTCAACATCGACTCAATGCCCTATCTCCAAGCTGTCTGCAGCGAAATCCTCCGCTTCTACGCCCCCGTCCCGCAAACTCTCCGCGAAGCAGCCTACAACACAACCATCCTCGATCAATCCATCCCCAAAGGCACACGCATCGTCATAGCACCATGGGCTACAAACCGCAGCTCTAAACTGTGGGGTAACGATGCACATTTATTCAGGCCAGATCGATGGTTGGGTGAGAGTGCGCATGGAGGTGCGGAGA GGTCCGAGGGCGTGTATTGGACAGGGGTTTGCGAGGGCTGA
- a CDS encoding hypothetical protein (EggNog:ENOG41), giving the protein METFSRQQHKHHDISITTKDVSSRKAKPGPIRSWLWETLSLLLALGLLIATIVIPAQNNNRVLTPWPYDISLNTIIAILSTFMRASMLLVVAELIGQMGWNSMQKPRPVTDLHHFNNASRGILGALKLFWTVPPRLTSIIAALVIIISPAITPFAQQSVSTVPCARTVEGAQASLPITHYVPAFNSTFQTGSASVELSGDMKVAMMNGLVNPMGKDTAIAATCSTGNCTFPANSQGITHSSVAMCSACIDTSVFIELSISKFNSSGASGYAGKVYNYSLPNGQWIQAVTNSQVMVMSGDLDWALNTPNSRFAQLAKVAISNITTLSFTQKGCNVTTSTNATCPEDRLTSKVPVSLRYHYAVATSCALYPCIKKYYGKVDRGSLIEKVVDEQPIDYDRATNDEAGDRVGVQTPCLIDGKEYKLANFSQTKDPSDSETVVPVDGINYTVPHQCVYRLTFRYRQGLRRFIEKTLFNTVCLANEVGGAKDQLDCGDQWWLPPLYNSTFEGLDSSFDLFTTAITNNFRKQGIQIRGSSQVENDKASGQATEMAICTVFDWRWVLLPAGLVAITMLLLIVAVVQGFTNPGMPVWKTSILPLLFYGPNVVGQTQETDLDDLQKEAGRVIVRIEHDESVRLGQVDTWGTES; this is encoded by the coding sequence ATGGAGACCTTTTCGAGGCAACAACACAAACACCACGATATCAGCATCACGACCAAAGATGTTTCTTCACGAAAAGCAAAACCTGGTCCTATTCGTTCATGGTTATGGGAGACTCTTTCGTTATTGTTGGCTCTGGGCTTGTTGATAGCTACGATCGTCATCCCAGCacagaacaacaacagagtCTTGACACCATGGCCATACGACATCAGTCTCAACACAATTATTGCTATCCTTAGCACTTTTATGAGAGCCTCGATGTTGCTTGTCGTTGCAGAGCTCATCGGTCAGATGGGCTGGAATTCTATGCAGAAGCCTCGTCCTGTCACCGATCTTCATCATTTCAACAATGCTAGTCGTGGCATTCTTGGAGCACTGAAGCTATTCTGGACCGTTCCTCCACGGCTCACAAGTATCATCGCCGCTCTCGTCATCATTATATCTCCTGCAATCACCCCTTTTGCCCAGCAGTCTGTCAGCACAGTCCCCTGCGCAAGAACAGTCGAAGGCGCGCAAGCATCTCTGCCAATCACTCATTACGTCCCTGCCTTCAACTCAACCTTTCAAACAGGTTCCGCCAGCGTTGAACTTTCAGGTGACATGAAAGTCGCCATGATGAACGGTCTTGTCAACCCTATGGGTAAGGACACAGCAATAGCTGCAACCTGCTCTACTGGAAACTGCACATTTCCGGCAAACTCCCAGGGAATAACCCATTCCTCTGTTGCCATGTGCAGTGCATGTATTGACACCTCGGTGTTCATCGAGTTGAGCATTAGCAAGTTCAACAGTAGTGGAGCCTCGGGCTACGCTGGCAAAGTTTACAACTACAGTCTGCCAAATGGACAGTGGATTCAGGCTGTTACCAATAGCCAGGTCATGGTCATGTCTGGAGACTTAGACTGGGCGCTCAACACACCCAACTCTAGGTTTGCCCAGTTGGCCAAAGTCGCTATTTCCAACATCACGACCCTAAGCTTCACGCAAAAGGGCTGCAACGTCACTACCAGCACGAACGCAACTTGTCCTGAGGATAGGCTGACCTCAAAAGTCCCAGTATCTCTTCGCTATCACTATGCCGTAGCAACCTCATGTGCCCTGTATCCTTGCATCAAGAAATACTACGGCAAGGTAGATAGAGGTTCGCTCATCgagaaggttgttgacgAGCAGCCCATCGACTACGATAGGGCTACCAATGACGAGGCAGGAGATCGTGTTGGCGTGCAAACGCCCTGTCTTATAGATGGCAAGGAATATAAACTTGCCAACTTTTCTCAAACCAAGGATCCCTCAGACTCAGAAACAGTTGTCCCAGTCGATGGAATCAATTATACTGTTCCGCATCAATGTGTCTACAGACTCACCTTTCGGTACCGGCAAGGACTGAGGCGCTTCATTGAGAAAACACTCTTCAACACCGTCTGCTTGGCCAATGAAGTCGGTGGCGCCAAAGACCAGCTGGACTGTGGCGACCAATGGTGGCTACCTCCCCTCTACAACTCAACATTTGAAGGTCTCGATAGTTCCTTTGATCTGTTCACAACCGCTATAACAAACAACTTCCGCAAGCAGGGCATACAGATAAGAGGTAGCTCCCAGGTAGAGAACGACAAGGCCTCTGGCCAAGCTACAGAGATGGCTATCTGCACCGTGTTTGATTGGCGGTGGGTGCTGTTGCCAGCTGGTCTAGTGGCCATCAcgatgctgttgttgatagTTGCGGTTGTGCAAGGGTTCACGAACCCAGGAATGCCAGTGTGGAAGACTTCGATTCTTCCCTTGTTGTTTTATGGACCTAATGTTGTGGGTCAGACGCAGGAGACGGACTTGGATGATTTGCAGAAGGAGGCTGGGAGGGTAATAGTCAGGATTGAACATGATGAGAGCGTTAGGCTTGGACAGGTTGATACTTGGGGGACGGAAAGTTGA
- a CDS encoding hypothetical protein (EggNog:ENOG41~BUSCO:EOG09261B6Y) — MATDSTHTQSQVYLSTRGGDYGLSFETVVLKGLAADGGLFLPHEIPAATEWQSWKDLSYQELAFQIFSLYISRSEIPAEDLQGIINRSYSTFRAQEVTPLVQLKDNLHLLELFHGPSYSFKDCALQFLGNLFEYLLARKNEGKEGKDRHHLTVVGATSGDTGSAAIHGLRGKKDVSVTILHPKGRVSPIQELQMTTCTDANVHNLAVTGTFDDCQDIVKALFGDPETNASLKLGAVNSINFSRILAQIVYYFYSYFSLAKKSSTFKVGDKVRFVVPTGNFGDILAGYFATRMGLPVDKLVIATNENDILDRFWKSGKYEKQPAKGPEAQGGLEVDGVKAHEEGVKETLSPAMDILVSSNFERLLWFLAYEFAATVGMDVEFNRKQAGQEVAAWLKDLKVKGGFGPVYVDVLNSARKTFESERVSDPETLETIKSIYEQFSYVLDPHSSIGVTASLRSAQRAEANMPHISLCTAHPAKFAGAVELALKDEKDFNFQEKVLPEEFVGLEKLPKRVSDVSNDWKAVRELVKEQVEKELSGQR; from the exons ATGGCCACCGATTCGACACATACGCAATCGCAAGTCTACCTCTCCACAAGAGGTGGCGACTATGGT CTCTCCTTCGAGACCGTTGTCCTAAAGGGCTTGGCTGCTGATGGCGGTCTCTTCCTCCCCCATGAGATTCCCGCTGCGACAGAATGG CAAAGCTGGAAAGACCTCTCGTACCAGGAACTGGCCTTCCAGATCTTCAGCCTCTACATCTCCCGCAGCGAAATCCCCGCCGAAGACCTACAAGGCATCATCAACCGAAGCTACTCTACATTCCGCGCCCAAGAAGTCACTCCCCTCGTCCAGCTCAAGGACAACCTGCACCTCCTCGAACTCTTCCACGGTCCTAGCTATTCCTTCAAGGACTGCGCGCTGCAGTTCCTCGGCAATCTCTTCGAGTACCTCCTTGCGCGAAAGAACGAGGGCAAGGAGGGTAAGGACCGACATCACTTGACTGTTGTTGGTGCGACGAGTGGTGAT ACTGGATCCGCTGCTATTCATGGATTGAGGGGCAAGAAGGATGTGTCTGTTACTATTTTGCATCCCAAGGGCCGTGTCAGCCCTATCCAGGAGCTTCAGATGACGACGTGCACTGATGCCAACGTGCACAACCTCGCCGTTACCGGTACCTTTGACGACTGTCAG GACATCGTCAAGGCCCTCTTTGGCGACCCCGAGACCAACGCCTCCCTCAAGCTCGGAGCCGTCAACTCCATCAACTTCTCCCGCATCCTCGCCCAGATCGTGTACTACTTCTACTCCTACTTCTCCCTCGCCAAGAAGTCCTCCACCTTCAAGGTCGGCGACAAGGTGCGCTTCGTCGTCCCCACCGGAAACTTTGGCGACATCCTCGCCGGCTACTTCGCCACCCGCATGGGTCTCCCCGTCGACAAGCTTGTTATCGCGACTAACGAGAACGATATCCTTGATCGATTCTGGAAGAGCGGAAAGTACGAGAAGCAGCCTGCCAAGGGCCCTGAGGCTCAGGGTGGTCTGGAGGTCGATGGTGTCAAGGCTCATGAGGAGGGCGTCAAGGAGACGCTCAGCCCTGCTATGGACATTTTGGTTTCGAGCAACTTTGAGCGTCTACTTTGGTTCTTGGCTTACGAGTTCGCTGCTACTGTTGGCATGGATGTTGAGTTCAACCGCAAGCAAGCTGGTCAAGAAGTCGCTGCTTGgctcaaggatctcaaggtcaagggcgGTTTCGGCCCCGTCTACGTCGACGTTCTCAACAGCGCCCGCAAGACCTTTGAGAGCGAACGAGTCAGCGATCCCGAGACCCTTGAGACCATCAAGAGCATCTACGAGCAATTCAGCTACGTTCTCGACCCCCACTCCTCCATTGGCGTCACCGCCTCTCTCCGCTCTGCCCAACGCGCCGAGGCCAACATGCCTCACATTTCCCTGTGCACAGCTCACCCTGCCAAGTTCGCCGGTGCCGTTGAGCTTGcgctcaaggatgagaaggactTTAACTTCCAGGAAAAGGTTCTTCCTGAGGAGTTTGTCggacttgagaagctgcCCAAGCGAGTTTCTGATGTTTCGAATGATTGGAAGGCTGTGAGGGAGCTTGTTAAGGAGcaggttgagaaggagcTTAGCGGACAGCGATGA
- a CDS encoding hypothetical protein (EggNog:ENOG41), producing MVKSNLLATIPMLMLAEQALGFGCSTHSYTTCEDKIVHWFDPDDGMICDPLDCGGGRAPPKTGVPGCAGYTGTETVGTSYLSCWKPSTTLVAAAAETTSETTVTETPEPSTVVKVETRTTTRHFVSESAEPLESIRVTAAAGSTTVAPVLPSGTKSSEEAAASTPSAAATTAAPNAARVIEGSLIAVAGVALGAIVLL from the coding sequence ATGGTCAAATCAAATCTTTTGGCTACTATCCCAATGCTCATGCTCGCCGAGCAAGCCCTTGGATTCGGCTGTTCAACACACAGCTACACAACATGCGAAGATAAAATAGTTCATTGGTTCGATCCCGACGACGGCATGATTTGCGATCCTCTCGACTGCGGCGGCGGTCGAGCACCCCCAAAGACTGGCGTGCCTGGATGTGCCGGATATACCGGCACTGAAACCGTCGGAACCTCGTATCTCTCTTGCTGGAAACCTTCGACTACACTTGTGGCTGCAGCTGCGGAGACGACATCGGAAACAACTGTTACGGAAACGCCTGAGCCTAGTACTGTGGTTAAGGTTGAGACGAGGACTACGACGAGGCATTTCGTATCTGAATCGGCAGAACCGCTTGAATCGATTAGAGTCACCGCGGCGGCTGGATCAACTACTGTGGCGCCTGTTCTGCCATCTGGCACCAAATCGAGCGAGGAGGCTGCCGCTTCTACGCCTTCTGCTGCGGCTACTACTGCTGCGCCCAATGCGGCTCGAGTTATAGAGGGATCTCTTATTGCCGTTGCTGGTGTTGCGCTTGGAGCGATCGTGCTTCTTTGA